From Roseburia hominis, the proteins below share one genomic window:
- a CDS encoding electron transfer flavoprotein subunit alpha/FixB family protein, translating to MNLEEYKGVYVFAEQVDNKLSGIAFELLGKAKDLAADLDAEVAAVLIGSDVIGLADELAAYGADKVIVVDDPQLKEYRTEPYAHALASVINEYKPEIMLVGATAIGRDLGPRVSARVATGLTADCTQLEIGDFPLNPVPGKEQKHNQLLMTRPAFGGNTIATIACPDNRPQMATVRPGVMQKIEKIEGAKANVIEYNPGFVPNDKYVEIMDIVKSVSETVDIMDAKILVSGGRGVGSPENFAMLEELAAALGGEVSCSRAVVDNGWKPKDLQVGQTGKTVRPQVYFAIGISGAIQHVAGMEESDLIIAINKDESAPIFDVADYGIVGDLNKIVPELTKQIKAAVAAK from the coding sequence ATGAATTTAGAAGAATATAAAGGAGTATATGTCTTTGCTGAACAGGTAGACAACAAATTAAGCGGCATCGCATTTGAGTTACTTGGAAAGGCAAAAGACCTTGCAGCAGATTTAGACGCAGAAGTGGCAGCCGTTCTTATTGGCTCCGATGTAATAGGCCTTGCAGATGAGCTGGCAGCTTACGGCGCAGATAAAGTGATCGTAGTAGACGATCCGCAGCTGAAAGAGTACAGAACAGAGCCATACGCACATGCACTGGCTTCTGTGATCAATGAATACAAACCGGAGATCATGCTGGTAGGCGCTACCGCAATCGGACGTGACCTTGGACCGAGAGTATCCGCAAGAGTGGCAACAGGACTTACCGCAGACTGTACACAGCTTGAGATCGGTGATTTTCCGCTTAACCCGGTACCGGGCAAAGAGCAGAAGCACAACCAGCTTCTGATGACCCGTCCTGCATTCGGCGGAAATACCATCGCAACGATCGCGTGTCCGGATAACCGCCCGCAGATGGCGACCGTTCGTCCGGGCGTTATGCAGAAGATCGAGAAGATTGAAGGAGCTAAGGCAAATGTGATCGAATACAATCCGGGATTTGTGCCGAATGATAAATATGTTGAGATCATGGATATTGTCAAATCCGTATCTGAGACAGTTGATATTATGGACGCCAAGATTCTGGTATCCGGCGGACGTGGAGTTGGTTCTCCGGAAAACTTTGCAATGCTTGAAGAACTGGCAGCAGCTCTCGGCGGAGAGGTAAGCTGCTCTCGTGCAGTAGTAGATAACGGCTGGAAGCCGAAGGATCTGCAGGTAGGACAGACTGGAAAGACCGTTCGTCCGCAGGTATACTTCGCAATCGGTATCTCCGGAGCAATCCAGCATGTAGCCGGTATGGAGGAGTCTGATCTGATCATCGCGATCAACAAAGATGAGAGCGCTCCGATCTTTGATGTGGCTGATTACGGTATCGTAGGCGACTTAAACAAGATCGTTCCGGAACTGACCAAGCAGATTAAAGCAGCAGTTGCAGCAAAATAG
- a CDS encoding acyl-CoA dehydrogenase produces MDFGLDKKHEMARTLFRDFAEAEVKPLAQETDETEEFPAVTVEKMGKYGFMGIPVPKEYGGQGCDPLTYVMCVEELSKVCATTGVIVSAHTSLCIDPILTYGTEEQKQKYVRPLATGEKLGAFALTEPGAGTDAQGAQTKAVLDGDEWVLNGSKCFITNGKVADVYIVIAITSITEDKRGRKKKNFSAFIVEKGAPGFSFGTKEKKMGIRGSSTYELIFEDCRIPKDALLGPEGKGFPIAMHTLDGGRIGIAAQALGIAEGALDRAIAYTKERKQFGRTIAQQQNTQFKLADMATRIEAAQMLVYKAAKAKETQKVYSVEAAKAKLFAAETAMAVTTEVVQLFGGYGYIREYDVERMMRDAKITEIYEGTSEVQRMVISGNLLK; encoded by the coding sequence ATGGATTTCGGATTAGATAAAAAACACGAAATGGCGAGAACTCTTTTCAGAGATTTTGCTGAAGCTGAAGTAAAGCCTTTGGCTCAGGAAACAGATGAAACAGAAGAATTCCCGGCAGTCACAGTAGAAAAAATGGGAAAATACGGATTTATGGGTATCCCGGTACCGAAGGAATACGGCGGACAGGGATGCGATCCGCTTACATATGTAATGTGTGTAGAGGAGCTTTCAAAGGTCTGCGCAACGACAGGCGTTATCGTATCTGCACACACTTCTCTTTGTATCGATCCTATTCTGACCTATGGTACGGAAGAACAGAAGCAGAAATATGTAAGACCGCTTGCTACAGGAGAGAAGCTCGGAGCTTTTGCTCTGACAGAGCCGGGTGCCGGCACGGATGCGCAGGGCGCACAGACAAAGGCAGTTCTCGACGGAGACGAGTGGGTTCTGAACGGATCAAAATGCTTTATCACCAATGGTAAAGTGGCAGATGTTTACATCGTAATTGCGATTACAAGCATCACCGAGGATAAGAGAGGAAGAAAGAAGAAAAACTTCTCCGCATTCATCGTTGAGAAGGGAGCGCCGGGATTCTCCTTCGGAACCAAGGAGAAGAAGATGGGTATCCGCGGTTCCTCTACCTATGAATTGATTTTTGAAGACTGCAGAATTCCGAAGGATGCACTCCTGGGACCGGAAGGAAAAGGTTTCCCGATCGCTATGCATACGCTGGATGGCGGACGTATCGGTATCGCTGCTCAGGCACTTGGTATCGCAGAAGGTGCACTTGACCGTGCGATCGCTTATACAAAAGAAAGAAAACAGTTTGGCCGTACCATCGCCCAGCAGCAGAATACACAGTTTAAGCTGGCTGATATGGCAACCAGAATTGAGGCTGCACAGATGCTGGTTTATAAAGCTGCAAAGGCAAAAGAGACCCAGAAGGTCTACTCTGTTGAGGCTGCAAAGGCAAAACTGTTCGCGGCAGAGACAGCAATGGCTGTTACCACAGAGGTGGTTCAGTTGTTTGGTGGATACGGATATATCCGTGAGTACGATGTAGAGCGTATGATGCGTGATGCTAAGATCACAGAGATCTACGAAGGAACTTCAGAAGTTCAGCGCATGGTTATTTCTGGAAACTTATTGAAATAG
- a CDS encoding DegV family protein, with translation MSYKIIVDSCGELTEEMKASGLCETASLSIDVDDYHIIDDETFDQAEFLRRVAASPNCPKSSCPSPETYMHGYHCDADHVYAVTLSAELSGSYNSAVLGQNLYKEEYGEKDIYVFNSRSASIGETLIARKIMECEEAGMTFPEIVDTVEDYIEQQNTYFVLESLETLRKNGRLTGLKAIAATVLNIKPVCGSTPKGEICQLGQARGINKALQKMVDVIMAKLEDSEEKVLAISHCNCPERAQNVKRLLEAKAKFKEIIILDTRGISSLYANDGGVIVVV, from the coding sequence ATGAGCTATAAGATTATCGTAGACAGCTGCGGAGAACTGACAGAGGAGATGAAGGCTTCCGGGCTTTGTGAGACGGCATCCCTTAGCATTGACGTAGATGATTATCATATAATTGATGATGAAACTTTTGACCAGGCAGAGTTTTTAAGGAGAGTGGCAGCAAGTCCGAACTGCCCCAAGTCAAGTTGCCCGTCACCTGAGACATACATGCACGGGTATCATTGTGATGCGGATCATGTATATGCGGTGACACTTTCCGCAGAGCTGAGCGGATCCTATAACAGTGCGGTCCTTGGACAGAATTTATATAAGGAAGAATACGGTGAGAAAGATATTTACGTGTTCAATTCGCGCTCTGCGTCTATAGGAGAGACTTTGATTGCCAGAAAGATCATGGAGTGTGAGGAGGCCGGCATGACCTTCCCGGAGATCGTTGACACTGTGGAGGATTATATCGAGCAACAGAATACGTATTTTGTCCTGGAAAGTCTGGAGACGCTCCGTAAAAACGGAAGGCTTACCGGACTTAAGGCGATCGCGGCTACCGTACTGAACATCAAGCCGGTATGCGGGTCAACTCCAAAGGGAGAGATTTGTCAGCTTGGGCAGGCACGTGGAATCAATAAGGCGCTTCAAAAGATGGTGGACGTGATTATGGCGAAGCTTGAAGACAGCGAAGAGAAGGTTCTTGCGATTTCTCATTGCAACTGTCCGGAACGCGCGCAGAATGTAAAGCGTCTTCTGGAAGCAAAAGCGAAGTTTAAAGAGATCATTATTCTGGATACCAGGGGAATCAGCAGTCTGTATGCCAATGACGGCGGCGTGATCGTAGTGGTATAA
- a CDS encoding IclR family transcriptional regulator — protein MEEKNPIQVSERIFHTIECLAQYGPMGLLELSKELGLNKTTVHRILNSLICMDYAKQDPETLKYSLGFKFCRISSQILAQNNIIDFARPYIKALSEQSGETVHLVEIDGTNAVYIDKVESSQSSVRLVSMVGKTIPLYCSGVGKALLADMPDEKIREIWEKSEIKKQTEYTVTDFDKFYELIRQIRKDGYSFDNEENELGVRCVAVSLRNFSGKSSYAISISAPKDRMSDDRLTVFCDMILNTKKRIQQEMGQSI, from the coding sequence ATGGAAGAAAAAAATCCTATCCAGGTATCGGAACGTATTTTCCATACCATCGAATGCCTCGCCCAATACGGACCTATGGGTCTTTTGGAACTGAGCAAGGAACTAGGTCTAAACAAGACGACCGTCCATCGGATTCTGAATTCCCTGATCTGTATGGATTACGCAAAACAAGATCCAGAAACTTTAAAATATAGCCTTGGTTTTAAATTCTGCAGGATTTCCAGCCAGATTCTGGCCCAGAACAATATCATTGACTTTGCCCGGCCTTACATCAAAGCGCTATCCGAACAAAGTGGTGAAACTGTTCATCTGGTAGAGATTGACGGCACGAACGCTGTATATATAGATAAAGTAGAATCTTCTCAAAGCTCTGTTCGTCTGGTGTCCATGGTAGGAAAGACGATTCCTCTCTACTGTTCCGGGGTCGGGAAAGCGCTGCTTGCTGACATGCCAGATGAAAAAATTCGTGAAATCTGGGAAAAAAGTGAGATAAAAAAACAGACCGAATACACGGTCACTGATTTTGATAAGTTTTATGAATTAATTAGACAGATTCGTAAAGACGGCTACTCTTTTGACAATGAAGAAAATGAACTGGGAGTTCGATGTGTTGCCGTCTCCCTCAGGAATTTCAGTGGTAAATCTTCTTATGCCATTAGTATCTCCGCTCCCAAGGATCGCATGAGCGATGATCGTCTTACCGTTTTTTGCGACATGATTCTGAACACCAAGAAACGTATCCAGCAGGAAATGGGACAGAGTATCTAA
- a CDS encoding putative peptidoglycan glycosyltransferase FtsW, which produces MTTQSRKQRSAATRRSRQPKLKKSQQAQLRQVESQTVRKRKKKTIRYFDYSLLAVMIFLICFGLVMLYSTSSYEAQNKFGNSMYYFKRQAIISGGGMFVMWFVSRMDYRKYAKYSPYLYAFAIFLMSLVKYTPLGVEINGARRWLQLPADQTLQPSEVTKIAVILFIPFLICKMGSKASENKGAMVAAGWGAAAAYGVYYLTDHLSAAMVVMGITIALVFVVHKRLKPFLVLGGLGIGAFAVFSYVLGKVLEDSTNFRLRRIIAWLHPEKYAGGLAFQTVQGQYAIGAGGLFGKGLGNSAQKMIIPEVQNDMILTIICEELGVFGAIMVLTLFALLLYRLLFIAQNAPNLYGSLIVTGIFAHIAIQVVLNVMVILNIIPNTGITLPFISYGGTSILFLMVEMGIALGVSRTIKIEEG; this is translated from the coding sequence ATGACAACGCAAAGCAGAAAACAAAGAAGTGCCGCGACACGGCGCAGCCGGCAGCCTAAGCTGAAAAAGAGCCAGCAGGCGCAGCTAAGGCAGGTGGAAAGCCAGACGGTCAGAAAAAGGAAAAAGAAAACCATTCGATATTTTGATTACAGTCTTCTTGCAGTCATGATATTCTTGATCTGCTTCGGTCTGGTGATGCTGTACAGCACCAGCTCCTACGAGGCACAGAATAAATTCGGCAATAGCATGTATTATTTTAAACGACAGGCGATTATCAGTGGTGGCGGTATGTTTGTCATGTGGTTTGTGTCCCGAATGGACTATCGGAAATATGCAAAATATTCCCCATATCTCTATGCATTTGCGATATTTTTGATGTCACTGGTCAAATATACGCCGTTGGGAGTTGAGATAAACGGTGCCAGAAGATGGCTTCAGCTTCCGGCGGATCAGACCCTGCAGCCATCCGAGGTGACGAAGATCGCAGTGATCCTGTTTATTCCGTTCCTGATCTGCAAGATGGGCAGCAAAGCCAGTGAGAACAAGGGCGCCATGGTGGCGGCCGGCTGGGGAGCGGCGGCAGCGTATGGGGTGTATTATCTCACGGACCATTTAAGCGCGGCCATGGTCGTCATGGGAATTACGATTGCGCTGGTGTTTGTGGTACATAAAAGGCTGAAACCATTTTTGGTGCTGGGCGGTCTCGGGATAGGCGCTTTTGCAGTGTTCTCCTATGTTTTGGGAAAGGTGCTTGAAGACAGCACCAATTTCCGGTTGAGGCGTATTATTGCGTGGCTCCACCCTGAAAAATATGCGGGAGGCCTTGCGTTCCAGACGGTTCAGGGACAGTATGCGATCGGAGCGGGCGGCCTGTTCGGAAAGGGCCTTGGAAACAGCGCGCAGAAGATGATTATTCCGGAAGTGCAAAATGATATGATCCTCACGATTATTTGTGAGGAACTGGGAGTGTTTGGCGCGATTATGGTGCTGACCCTGTTTGCGTTGCTGTTATACCGGCTTTTGTTCATCGCTCAGAATGCCCCGAATCTTTACGGATCATTGATCGTGACAGGAATCTTTGCCCACATTGCCATTCAGGTGGTGTTGAATGTGATGGTTATTTTGAATATTATACCGAATACCGGGATTACCCTGCCATTTATTAGTTACGGAGGTACGTCCATTCTGTTCTTGATGGTGGAGATGGGAATTGCGCTGGGGGTTTCCAGAACGATAAAAATAGAAGAAGGCTAG
- a CDS encoding sugar kinase — protein MSKKVITFGEVMLRLAPEGYYRFVQADKLGATFGGGEANVAVSLANYGFDAAFVTKLPTHEIGQAAVNSLRRYGVDTSHIVRGGDRVGIYFLEKGASQRPSKVIYDRAGSAIYTAVPEDFNWKEIFEGARWFHFTGITPALNDGVAAICLEACKVAKEMGVKVSCDLNYRNKLWSKAKAGEVMGELCKYVDVCIANEEDAADVFGIKATDTDVTTGAVNREGYKDVARQLADRFGFEKVAITLRESLSANDNNWSAMLYDGKDYYFSKKYKMHIVDRVGGGDSFGGGLIAACLSGYDPQETIEFAVAASCLKHSIEGDYNMVSMDEVAKLAGGDASGRVQR, from the coding sequence ATGAGTAAGAAGGTTATCACATTTGGTGAAGTGATGTTAAGACTTGCACCGGAAGGCTATTATCGTTTTGTGCAGGCGGACAAATTGGGAGCAACTTTTGGCGGCGGAGAAGCTAATGTAGCGGTATCTTTGGCAAATTATGGGTTTGATGCGGCGTTTGTCACCAAACTCCCGACCCATGAGATTGGCCAGGCGGCAGTGAATTCGCTGAGAAGATACGGCGTAGATACTTCGCATATTGTACGCGGCGGTGACCGCGTAGGCATTTATTTCCTGGAAAAGGGCGCTTCTCAGAGACCTTCCAAGGTTATTTATGACCGTGCAGGCTCTGCCATCTACACTGCCGTACCGGAAGATTTTAATTGGAAGGAAATTTTTGAAGGAGCCAGGTGGTTCCATTTCACAGGCATTACTCCGGCTCTTAACGATGGAGTTGCCGCAATCTGCCTGGAAGCATGTAAAGTGGCAAAAGAGATGGGCGTAAAAGTTTCCTGCGATCTCAACTACAGAAATAAACTGTGGAGCAAGGCAAAAGCCGGCGAAGTGATGGGCGAGCTTTGCAAATATGTGGATGTCTGCATCGCAAATGAGGAGGACGCAGCAGACGTATTCGGAATTAAAGCGACAGATACCGACGTGACGACGGGCGCTGTAAACCGTGAAGGATATAAAGATGTGGCAAGGCAGCTTGCAGATCGTTTTGGATTCGAGAAGGTGGCGATCACACTTCGTGAGTCCCTTTCAGCAAATGACAACAATTGGTCAGCAATGCTATATGACGGAAAAGATTACTATTTCAGCAAGAAGTATAAGATGCATATCGTAGACCGCGTCGGTGGAGGCGATAGCTTCGGAGGCGGCCTGATCGCGGCATGCCTCAGTGGGTATGACCCACAGGAGACGATTGAATTCGCAGTTGCTGCATCTTGTCTCAAACACTCCATTGAGGGTGATTACAACATGGTATCAATGGACGAGGTTGCCAAATTAGCCGGAGGAGATGCGTCCGGCCGCGTCCAGAGATAA
- the rsmH gene encoding 16S rRNA (cytosine(1402)-N(4))-methyltransferase RsmH yields the protein MAFEHKSVLLEETIEGLNIKPDGIYVDGTLGGGGHAYEVCRRLNSKGSFIGIDQDAAAIEAAGTRLLDFGERVTVIRSNYCDMKSRLHEIGIDKVDGIVLDLGVSSYQLDTAERGFSYRADAPLDMRMDTRQSVTARDIVNGYSEMELFRIIRDYGEDKFAKNIAKHIVAARGKESIETTGQLTEIIKASIPMKFQKTSGHPAKRTFQAIRIECNRELEVLRDSLDDMIDMLNTGGRICIITFHSLEDRIVKGIFKKNENPCTCPSSFPVCVCGKVSKGRVITRKPILPSTEELEMNSRSKSAKLRIFERA from the coding sequence ATGGCATTTGAACACAAATCAGTACTATTAGAGGAAACCATCGAGGGCCTTAACATCAAGCCGGACGGTATTTACGTCGATGGGACGCTTGGTGGAGGTGGACATGCTTACGAAGTATGCCGCCGCTTAAACAGCAAGGGGAGTTTTATAGGAATAGACCAGGATGCAGCCGCAATCGAGGCGGCAGGCACCCGATTACTCGACTTCGGGGAGAGAGTTACAGTAATCCGGAGCAACTACTGTGATATGAAGTCGAGGCTCCACGAGATCGGCATTGACAAGGTCGATGGGATCGTGCTTGATCTGGGCGTATCATCTTATCAGTTGGATACGGCAGAACGGGGATTCTCCTATCGCGCAGATGCCCCCTTGGATATGAGAATGGACACACGTCAGAGTGTGACGGCAAGGGACATCGTCAATGGCTACAGTGAGATGGAGCTTTTCCGCATTATCCGCGACTACGGTGAGGACAAATTCGCGAAGAACATCGCGAAGCACATCGTAGCCGCACGCGGAAAAGAGAGCATCGAGACCACGGGCCAGCTGACAGAGATCATTAAGGCATCGATACCGATGAAATTTCAAAAGACATCCGGGCATCCTGCTAAGAGGACGTTTCAAGCAATCCGCATTGAATGCAACCGTGAACTGGAGGTTCTCAGGGATTCACTGGACGATATGATCGATATGCTAAACACAGGTGGAAGGATTTGTATCATCACATTCCATTCGCTGGAAGATAGAATTGTAAAAGGGATTTTTAAAAAGAATGAGAATCCGTGCACCTGTCCGAGTTCCTTCCCGGTCTGCGTGTGCGGAAAAGTTTCAAAAGGAAGAGTCATAACAAGGAAACCTATTCTTCCAAGCACAGAAGAGTTGGAGATGAACAGTCGCTCCAAAAGCGCTAAGCTCAGAATCTTTGAGAGAGCATAA
- a CDS encoding electron transfer flavoprotein subunit beta/FixA family protein, translating into MKIVVCVKQVPDTKGGVQFNPDGTLNRAAMLAIMNPDDKAGLEAALRLKDQYGAEVTVVTMGLPKAADVLREALAMGADKAILVTDRVLGGADTWATSSTIAAAIRNLEYDLIITGRQAIDGDTAQVGPQISEHLDIPVISYAQDIKIDGDSVIVQRQFEDRYHVLKAKMPCLITALSELNEPRYMTPGGIFDACDAEITTWGRADLKDLDDANIGLAGSPTKIAKASDKVRKGAGEKVVLDPEEAVSYLMGKLTEKHIV; encoded by the coding sequence GTGAAGATAGTTGTTTGTGTAAAACAGGTACCGGATACTAAGGGAGGAGTTCAGTTCAACCCGGACGGTACACTTAACAGAGCTGCAATGCTTGCAATTATGAACCCGGATGACAAGGCAGGCCTGGAGGCAGCGCTTAGATTAAAAGATCAGTATGGAGCAGAAGTGACCGTAGTGACAATGGGACTTCCGAAAGCGGCAGATGTGCTTCGCGAGGCGCTGGCTATGGGCGCAGACAAAGCAATCCTTGTAACAGACAGAGTTCTTGGCGGAGCTGATACCTGGGCAACCTCCAGCACGATCGCAGCGGCGATCCGCAACCTGGAATATGACCTGATCATCACCGGACGTCAGGCAATCGACGGAGATACCGCTCAGGTAGGACCTCAGATTTCCGAGCATCTGGATATTCCGGTTATCTCCTATGCGCAGGATATCAAGATTGACGGCGACAGCGTGATTGTTCAGCGTCAGTTCGAGGACAGATACCACGTACTTAAAGCGAAGATGCCGTGTCTTATCACAGCCCTTTCTGAATTAAATGAGCCACGTTACATGACACCGGGCGGAATTTTCGATGCATGTGACGCAGAGATTACCACATGGGGCAGAGCAGACCTTAAAGACCTTGATGATGCCAATATCGGTCTTGCAGGATCTCCGACAAAGATCGCGAAAGCATCTGACAAAGTAAGAAAAGGTGCCGGAGAGAAGGTTGTACTTGATCCGGAAGAAGCAGTTTCTTACCTCATGGGCAAACTGACAGAGAAACATATCGTTTAA
- the mraZ gene encoding division/cell wall cluster transcriptional repressor MraZ — translation MLTGEFNHSIDSKGRLIIPSKLRESLGEHFVITKGMDGCLFLYPDNEWEAFEEKLRTLPLTNKKARDFKRFFLGSACEGELDKQGRVLLASSLRAYAGLEKEVVLAGVLDKVELWSKEAWDARTAEVEENIEDIASDMEDLGLSI, via the coding sequence ATGTTGACTGGAGAATTTAATCACAGTATTGATTCAAAAGGCAGGTTAATCATTCCTTCAAAGTTACGTGAAAGTCTGGGAGAACATTTCGTGATAACGAAGGGGATGGATGGCTGCTTATTTCTGTATCCGGATAACGAATGGGAAGCCTTTGAAGAAAAGCTAAGAACCTTACCACTCACTAACAAAAAGGCCAGAGATTTCAAACGTTTCTTTCTCGGGAGCGCATGTGAAGGAGAATTGGACAAACAGGGGAGAGTTTTGCTCGCTTCTTCACTTCGTGCCTACGCAGGACTTGAAAAGGAAGTAGTCCTTGCAGGAGTCCTTGACAAGGTAGAGCTCTGGAGCAAAGAGGCATGGGATGCACGTACTGCTGAAGTGGAAGAGAATATCGAAGATATTGCAAGTGACATGGAAGATTTGGGACTTAGCATATAA